The following is a genomic window from Salarias fasciatus chromosome 10, fSalaFa1.1, whole genome shotgun sequence.
TCACTACTGGCTGTTTATATGGTGTCATGAAAATAACTCGGACTAATTCAGCATTTTTGCAAAACTTTACGATGACAGTCTGACTTGACGAGGAAGGCTGGCAGCCATCATACTCTGGATGGTACATCACCATGGTGAGCTGTGAGAATTAGGATTATCAGAGCGCTAATGTTGGAGTGTTTGTCATTAAGAGGTCCAGTCCTGGAGGATGTTAGGTTAATTAAATGGAGATGTGTGTGACCAAACCAATACAGAGAGAGCTTAAAGCCTCTGAAAAAGTTGTCATTggcagctgcctgctgctgtaaaGTTTCCTGAGGGTTTAACAATTCAATAAgctctcagtctgtcctcttcttttctctcttttgtctcCTAACGCCAACCATAagagcagaaagcctccacctctgagcctggttctgcggGTTTCTTTCTGTTAAATGGGGTTTTGTCCTTTCCACCATCTCCTGTGCTTGCTCATGTCAAATagttgagtttttctttgtaaaagtgctttgaaatgaCTGCTGTATTTggtaatatatataaataaaataaaattgaattaagTGGCCTAACTTGCTTGGCGTCTCCATGTAACTTGACTATAATGCAGTCAGCTGCACTGTGAAGTAATGAACCACATGCTGAGTGTTTACCTGCAGTTGTCTACAGTAACTGGTCTCCCTCTGCTTTCCCAGTCTGCCTTGCAGCTCATGGTCGCTTTGCCCAGAAGCTGCTGACAGACTTGTTTTCCAACTACACCAACGCTCTGCGGCCCGTGGAGGACACGGATTACATCATTAACGTCACGCTACAGATCACACTCTCCCAGATCATCGACATGGTAAACAAGCTGCGCCCTTCCTCATGTTGAAGTGTTGCCGTGTACtcagggtggtggtggtgacgCGTTTTTTGTCCTTCTGTCAGGACGAGAGGAACCAGATTCTGTCCACCTACCTGTGGGTCCGCCAGGTGTGGATGGACGCCTTTCTCACCTGGAAGAAGGAAGACTACGACGGCCTCGACACCATCCGAATCCCCAGCAGCTACGTGTGGAGGCCCGACATCGTCCTGTACAACAGGCGAGTCCCAGTAGCTCCTGTCCCACTGATGAGGAAAGGAGGACCCATCGGACCTTCCATGCTCGTCTCCTTCGAGTTGAGGAGACAAAATCTGTGTCATGCATCAGGGCATTAAGGCTACAATATGAATAACAAAACACTCGGTGAAACTTTGTATGTTTTGGAGTCTGCAGCTCTGAGAAAATGAGGAGATTGAATAGAGTGTTCCTCACAACAACGGACCTGATGAGAAGAAATAGAGGTGTAAAAGTTGATGCTGTGTTTCTTCCACCTCAGTGCTGATGATGAGTTCTCCAGCTCGATGGAGACCAACGTGGTCCTGCGCCACGATGGTCAGGTGATGTGGGACCAGCCAGCCATCACCAAAAGTTCTTGCTCCGTGGATGTGGCCTTCTTCCCCTTTGACGTGCAGCAGTGCCACCTTACCTTCGGCTCCTGGACTCACAATGGAAACCAGATGGACCTCTTCAACGCCCTGGACAGTGCTGACCTAGCTGACTTTGTCCCCAACGTGGAGTGGGAGGTGGGCGAACGCACAGTACACAAGCCCAGGAGCTTCAGCCTTCCTCAATCCAAACCTCTCATCAAATCCAGACCTCTCTTCAATCTAAACTATTTGTCCAATCCAAACAGATCTTTAGTGCAAAAACCCCTTGTATGAATAAAATCTTCATCCAATCCTAACATTTCATTCAATCCAAACCTTTATTCCAATTTAAACTTTTGATCACATCTAAATCATTTTCTCTCTTCAAACTATTCATCCAATCCAAAAGATTCACCAAATAAAACCCTTCATACATTCAAAGATTTTAATAGATTAATCCAGGCCTTCCATccaatttaaataatttttactCGAACGCTTGTCCTTTTCTTCGAGCAGGTTCTGGGCATGCCAGCGAAGAAGAACGTGATCCTGTACGGCTGCTGCTCAGACCCCTACCCAGACATCACCTTCACCCTGCACCTGAAGAGACGCGCCTCCTTTTACATCTTCAACCTGCTCATTCCCTGCATGATGATATCCTTTCTGGCCCCGCTGGGTTTCTACCTTCCGGCAGACTCGGGCGAGAAGGTGTCTCTGGGCGTCACGGTGCTGCTCGCCCTCACCGTCTTCCAGCTGCTGGTGGCTGAGAGCATGCCGCCGTCTGAGAGTGTCCCATTGATCGGTGAGCTCAGTCTCTTAGATTATCTGATTATCGTTGCTTTTACATCTTGATATGTTCAATGAAAGATGTCACCAACAAACAACGAAGAACCATTCGCTAACTGTAAGTTCCTGTCTTCCTAAGGAAAGTACTACATCGCCACCATGACCATGGTTACCGCCTCCACGGCGATCACCATCTTCATCATGAACATCCACCACTGTGGCGCCGAGGCCCGTCCCGTCCCCATGTGGGCCCAGCGGTTCATTTTGAACCACCTGGCGCGCCTGTGCTTCGTCTCGGAGGTGGGAGAAAACTGTCTGACTTCATGCAGCAGGAAGAAACAGCGCCTCCCGCAGGACGAGGCCGACGCCCCGCCCTCAGGCATGGCTGACAAGGGAGCGAACTGGGAGGTGAACGGGCGGGCGTggggggggcgggtggagcCCGCGGCCTGGAGGGAGGACCTTCTGGTGAGCGTCGACCACTCGGAGGAGAGCGGAGCCGCGGGGGGGCGGGAGCAGGAGACgggtgagggagggggcggagccggcaggagggaggggcacctccggtgtgtgtgtcagaatcAGGGCGTGCGCGGCGATGTGGAGTACATCGCTGACTGCTACCACGAGCAGCGGGTGGCGCAGGTGCGCATCAGCGAGTGGAGGAAAGTGGCCAAGGTGATGGATCGCTTCTTCATGTGGCTCTTCTTCATCATGTTCTTCA
Proteins encoded in this region:
- the LOC115395504 gene encoding neuronal acetylcholine receptor subunit alpha-10-like, yielding MKLLCGGSMTSLLLFCSIPVCLAAHGRFAQKLLTDLFSNYTNALRPVEDTDYIINVTLQITLSQIIDMDERNQILSTYLWVRQVWMDAFLTWKKEDYDGLDTIRIPSSYVWRPDIVLYNSADDEFSSSMETNVVLRHDGQVMWDQPAITKSSCSVDVAFFPFDVQQCHLTFGSWTHNGNQMDLFNALDSADLADFVPNVEWEVLGMPAKKNVILYGCCSDPYPDITFTLHLKRRASFYIFNLLIPCMMISFLAPLGFYLPADSGEKVSLGVTVLLALTVFQLLVAESMPPSESVPLIGKYYIATMTMVTASTAITIFIMNIHHCGAEARPVPMWAQRFILNHLARLCFVSEVGENCLTSCSRKKQRLPQDEADAPPSGMADKGANWEVNGRAWGGRVEPAAWREDLLVSVDHSEESGAAGGREQETGEGGGGAGRREGHLRCVCQNQGVRGDVEYIADCYHEQRVAQVRISEWRKVAKVMDRFFMWLFFIMFFIMSILILGKAI